A region of Centropristis striata isolate RG_2023a ecotype Rhode Island chromosome 17, C.striata_1.0, whole genome shotgun sequence DNA encodes the following proteins:
- the LOC131989521 gene encoding growth-regulated alpha protein-like has translation MNPATQCIVLLACAVVCTSAILRCRCAATVKAVKPSLIADVEEYKPGPYCNKTEVVVKLKDNSTRCLDPKGKFTQAVLRTVRVQKERMAAEKNSTNVAALIPACLCKFRNCNATTNKIIPLV, from the exons ATGAATCCTGCAACCCAGTGCATCGTTCTCCTGGCCTGCGCTGTCGTTTGCACTTCAGCAa ttttacggTGCAGATGTGCCGCTACAGTCAAGGCTGTAAAGCCCTCTCTCATTGCTGATGTAGAAGAGTATAAACCTGGTCCGTACTGCAACAAGACAGAAGTCGT TGTCAAACTGAAAGATAACAGCACGCGGTGTCTTGACCCCAAAGGAAAATTCACCCAAGCAGTCCTGAGAACAGTCAGAGT CCAGAAGGAGAGAATGGCTGCAGAGAAGAACTCCACCAATGTGGCTGCTTTAATTCCTGCTTGTTTGTGCAAGTTCAGGAATTGCAATGctacaacaaataaaatcattccACTTGTTTAG
- the LOC131989525 gene encoding uncharacterized protein C17orf114-like, whose amino-acid sequence MGVKMLQCFPFYRRCKERCKSRQCPPAAVPVEEMKPRLCSTTSWSSDSEGSGSLSRGSQIYFSTKARLSFRHQLDSNINAVDATY is encoded by the exons ATGGGTGTGAAGATGCTGCAGTGTTTTCCTTTCTACAGACGCTGTAAAGAACGCTGCAAGAGCAGACAGTGCCCCCCAGCAGCAG tCCCCGTGGAGGAGATGAAGCCCCGTCTGTGCTCCACCACCTCGTGGAGCAGCGACAGTGAAGGATCCGGCAGTCTGAGTCGCGGCTCTCAGATCTACTTCTCCACCAAGGCCCGCCTCTCCTTCAGACACCAGCTGGACAGCAACATCAACGCCGTGGACGCCACCTACTGA